The genomic interval gggaaaattgATTGATCTTGATCGAATAACTACCTCCTAGAGTACTCCAGATGTGGTTAATGGGTACAAGGTTGTCTGTTCTTAGGGTTTCCTCTTGctatttgctttgtttttatgtcCAATTAAATGTGTTGTTGCTTAAATACTACTAAAATTAGGCGCCAGCCCAGGATGGCTCATCGGAGATGCACTCAACGGATCCATCATTATCGTTGGCGGTATCTCCATCGCCATTCTCTGGCGAATCGGATTCCTTGCGTTCCGATTTTGAATCCTTGATGCCCGTCTGCTGCTTCGCTGGCTCATCGGATTCATCATCGCCGCCGTCGTCATTGGCTCCGTCATTGTCGTCGTCAGCATCGCCACTTAGACTGTCGTCGCCATTCAAATCCGTTGTTTTGGCTGACTTTGGGCGTCCGCGTTTGCCCGATATAGTTCGTCCATGCTTTTTGGGAACATTCCCGTTGGACTCGTCACCAGCCACATCGCCAGTTGAATCCTGATCGTCGCCATCGTCATCCGCCTGATTGGTGGGCGACTTCTTGAACTTGGGCCGACCGCGCGGCTTGCCCGATGAGCTCTGATTACCCGCCAATGAGGGACGTCCGCGTTTCTTTGGCGTGGTCGTAGCTGCAGCCACTGCCGTCGATTCCTCGGCATCAACAGGTTCCACATCATCCTCATCGGAATCATCGTCCGGCTGCTGTGACTggtcatcatcgtcatcggcAGCGGACTTGACGAGTGCGGCTTGGGCCTTTGGGCGTCCACGTGGTCTACCAGATGGCACATACGCGGCCGGCTTGTTCGACAGTGGCGGGCGTCCACGTTTCTTGGGCACAGTGGGTGCATCATCGCTATTTGATTCGGCGGCAGCGGCCGACGCGGAACGCTTTCCGCTACCAGCCGATGCATTCTTCTTGGGGCGTCCAGGACCGCGTCC from Drosophila virilis strain 15010-1051.87 chromosome 2, Dvir_AGI_RSII-ME, whole genome shotgun sequence carries:
- the D1 gene encoding chromosomal protein D1, with protein sequence MEDTAVAKKRGRPSKLATGAAAAAPGSPGDSNIPTIPKKRGRPPKVKGSGRGRPPKSAAAAQNSDNEDLDQDELGEANGDLAMPSLKVKARGRPRKSGPPVQVQENSGNDDDDMDSSTDEKPPVKHQKSPSSASKRRKLGRPQKHKPSEDEDEFDDDDEEPRPVGRPSTGAVNLNIVRTGRGPGRPKKNASAGSGKRSASAAAAESNSDDAPTVPKKRGRPPLSNKPAAYVPSGRPRGRPKAQAALVKSAADDDDDQSQQPDDDSDEDDVEPVDAEESTAVAAATTTPKKRGRPSLAGNQSSSGKPRGRPKFKKSPTNQADDDGDDQDSTGDVAGDESNGNVPKKHGRTISGKRGRPKSAKTTDLNGDDSLSGDADDDNDGANDDGGDDESDEPAKQQTGIKDSKSERKESDSPENGDGDTANDNDGSVECISDEPSWAGA